The proteins below are encoded in one region of Carettochelys insculpta isolate YL-2023 chromosome 32, ASM3395843v1, whole genome shotgun sequence:
- the LOC142004941 gene encoding olfactory receptor 6B1-like translates to MEQENHTRVREFILVGFPTILELQVLLFVVFLTMYLLTLLQNMVIITLIWTNLHLHKPMYFFLSHLSFLEAWYISVTVPKLLLNFLVVNKSISFLGCMVQLYFLLALAGTECALLAVMAYDRYVAICNPLRYPTIMSHRLCLQLAVGSWLTGFLMSTLNIFFIAQLSYCGPNVINHFFCDISPLLNLSCSDMTVVEMVDFVFALVVLLIPLSITVTSYICIIGTILRIPTTQGRRKAFSTCASHLTVVIIFFSAAFFMYARPQRIQSFDLNKLVSVVYTIATPMLNPFIYCLRNQEVKGALRRMLGVKSADPKVSSSDH, encoded by the coding sequence ATGGAGCAGGAGAACCACACCCGAGTGCGGGAGTTCATCCTTGTGGGATTCCCAACcatcctggagctgcaggtgctgctctttgTGGTGTTCCTCACCATGTACCTGCTGACCCTCCTGCAGAACATGGTAATCATCACCCTGATCTGGACCAACCTCCACCTCCACAagcccatgtacttcttcctcagTCACCTCTCCTTCCTGGAGGCTTGGTACATCTCGGTCACCGTCCCAAAGCTGCTGCTGAATTTCCTGGTGGTGAATAAGAGCATCTCCTTCCTGGGCTGCATGGTCCAGCTCTACTTCTTGCTTGCCCTGGCGGGCACTGAATGTGCCCTCTTAGCtgtcatggcctatgaccgctatgtggccatctgtaaCCCTCTTCGATACCCAACCATCATGAGCCACCggctgtgcctgcagctggcggtgggctcctggctgaccggcttcctcatgtccacacTGAACATCTTCTTCATCGCCCAGCTGTCGTACTGTGGCCCCAACGTCATCAACCACTTCTTCTGCGACATCTCCCCATTGCTCAACCTCTCCTGCTCTGACATGACAGTGGTAGAGATGGTGGACTTTGTCTTTGCCTTGGTCGtcctcctcatccccctctccATCACTGTCACCTCCTACATCTGCATCATCGGCACCATCCTGCGCATCCCCACCACCCAGGGCAGAAGgaaggccttctccacctgcgcctcccacctcactgtggtCATCATCTTCTTCTCAGCCGCCTTCTTCATGTACGCCCGGCCCCAGAGGATCCAGTCTTTCGACCTCAACAAGCTCGTGTCCGTGGTGTACACCATTGCCACCCCCATGTTGAACCCCTTCATTTACTGCCTGAGGAACCAGGAGGTGAAGGGGGCATTAAGAAGGATGCTGGGTGTCAAGAGTGCTGACCCCAAGGTCTCCAGCAGTGACCACTAG
- the LOC142004942 gene encoding olfactory receptor 10A4-like, which produces MGTSFTMTSSEGDPAGNQTISDVFILVGFSYLNELQILLFVVLLVIYLLTLMGNLLVILLIKLNPSLHTPMYFFLVNLSASEICFTSSVVPQLLAHLLVEEKTISIAACAAGVYVFAIMGVTDCCLLAAMAYDRYVAICHPLHYTTIMSGQVCALLAGAAWAISILVEVPLNTWLFSLPFCGSNRIPHFFCDILPVLKIACADTSQIKAVGPMVTVVFILCPFLLILLSYVRIISTILKLPSVEGRRKAFSACSSHLTVVTVFYGTSLITYLVPNFGSTTESNLLISLLNTIISPVLNPIIYTLRNKEVKGALRKTVQKSSFSHHWRN; this is translated from the exons ATGGGGACGTCTTTCACA ATGACCTCTTCTGAGGGCGACCCTGCAGGGAATCAGACCATCTCtgatgtgttcatcctggtggggttctcgtaccttaacgagctgcaaatccttctgtttgtggtgcttctggtcatctacctgctcaccctgatggggaacttGCTGGTTATCCTactgataaagctgaacccctccctccacacccccatgtatttcttcctggtgaacctgtctgcatcggaaatctgcttcaccagcagcgtggtccctcagctgctggctcacctcctggtggaggaaaagaccatctccattgcagcttgtgcagcgggggtGTACGTTTTCGCCATCATGGGCGTCACGGActgctgcctcctcgcagccatggcctatgaccgttatgtggccatatgtcaccccctgcactacacaaccatcatgagcggccaGGTCTGTGCTCTGCTTGCGGGGGCTGCATGGGCTATTAGCATCTTGGTGGAAGTTCCTCTGAACACGtggctcttcagcctgcccttctgtggctccaaccgcatccctcacttcttctgtgacatccTACCAGTGTTGAAAATAGCATGTGCCGACACATCGCAGATTAAGGCTGTAGGTCCCATGGTGACAGTTGtgttcatcctgtgccctttcctgttgatactcctgtcctacgtccgcattatctccaccatcctcaagctgccatcggtagagggaaggcgtaaagccttctctgcctgctcctcccacctcactgtggtcactgtgttctatggaacatccctcatcacctacctggtacccaactttggctccactacagagagtaacctattgatttccctattgaacacaatcatctctccagtgttgaaccccatcatttacactctgaggaacaaagaggtgaaaggagccttgagaaaaactgtacagaagagcagcttttctcaccactggagaaattag